One Rhizoctonia solani chromosome 2, complete sequence DNA segment encodes these proteins:
- a CDS encoding GNAT family acetyltransferase, whose protein sequence is MSLEPDNEEWVENSVAPRRQSKRAKREPAFPSSPSAPNVLEDLDLKHASSFLKSMQKLAIPDEEFESVSEPMIYELTDARRRVEAASVFRNEHGHVVRPLSRIEGDQLIDEITVKQQAGTATVSENILLRRLSQRGSLVPTPDPSTELPPAVEALGKVIEPPPPPREVLNGLYAIKSTPLENSFVSRLYGGHISSPMVFFQDWETMSPWMELMSDVMNHHRLSHPEDMDIDTYSWAPITYTPIYAWHLSQVHDLLERAFWLGIDVSDSVKWDAEQCSVVALYKKLVVGCAFLSETIDPYVTYIAVRAGWEQSGIATFMIYHLIKANPNYDISLHVSATNPAMLLYNRFGFKAEEFVVGFYDDYLDSQSKLCRNALRMRYRR, encoded by the exons ATGAGTCTAGAACCAGATAATGAGGAATGGGTAGAGAATTCG GTTGCGCCCCGACGTCAATCCAAACGAGCCAAACGAGAGCCTGCATTTCCCTCGAGCCCTTCAGCACCTAATGTACTAGAAGATCTGGACCTAAAGCATGCATCCTCATTTCTAAAATCTATGCAAAAGCTTGCGATTCCGGATGAAGAATTTGAGTCGGTCTCCGAGCCTATGATTTACGAACTTACAGACGCAAGGCGAAGGGTCGAAGCTGCAAGTGTGTTTCGGAATGAACAT GGTCATGTTGTTCGTCCGTTGTCTCGAATCGAAGGGGACCAATTAATCGATGAAATCACCGTCAAACAGCAAGCGGGTACAGCGACCGTCTCAGAGAATATTTTACTGCGCCGACTGAGCCAAAGA GGTAGCCTAGTTCCTACTCCTGACCCATCGACAGAACTGCCCCCAGCAGTAGAGGCGTTAGGCAAGGTGATTGaacctccacctccgcctcGAGAAGTACTCAACGGGCTATACGCCATAAAATCAACCCCACTCGAAAATTCGTTTGTATCACGGCTTTACGGGGGGCATATTTCCTCGCCAATGGTTTTTTTTCAAGATTGGGAGACCATGTCGCCTTGGATGGAGCTCATGTCGGATGTCATGAACCATCATCGTCTTTCCCA CCCCGAAGATATGGATATCGACACTTATAGCTGGGCTCCGATAACATATACACCTATATATGCGTGGCATCTTTCCCAAGTTCACGACTTGCTTGAACGCGCATTTTGGCTAGGCATTGATG TATCCGATTCGGTGAAGTGGGATGCCGAACAATGCAGCGTCGTAGCGCTCTACAAGAAGCTAGTAGTTGGGTGTGCATTTCTCAGCGAGACAATTGATCCATATGTTACATACATTGCCGTGCGAGCGGGGTGGGAACAATCGGGTATTGCTAC ATTCATGATCTATCACTTAATCAAAGCCAATCCGAACTATGACATCTCACTTCATGTTTCAGCAACAAATCCAGCCATG CTCCTGTACAATCGTTTTGGGTTCAAAGCTGAGGAGTTTGTAGTGGGGTTTTATGACGATTACCTGGACAGCCAGTCCAAGTTATGTAGAAACGCATTAAGAATGAGATACAGGAGATAA
- a CDS encoding Forkhead domain — translation MTVESTTTTAVCIDSLTGSSSHETKPVPLSPPISPEDQTSLPRQRNKIIHQIQHRASPTDSSSTTTTALSNTAPAPNLSAHRPSTPETVRVKPEITSPSPSLGPSPSPSPSPSPEEDPDTTLRPLVDYFRSQHTENQHLSEQKPNPTPDTPSSPTARALRSLGLTRADLAQHAQRMKSFLGAGGRRGFPSAADLASLDVKSEPTDSDMLLTQSSTSSICRQTSVVSYTSSACTTTTTDISRASSTYPNVPSTSTSFDTTPSRQRRAARGRPILPPLPPSSPPPMLSPVRSGESNRTGINSSPIRSPLASPSQAGPSHTYASADYANPNDPPYNLPPAPRPREKPAASYAALIGQAIMSAIPGPDGKKKLTLAQIYAWISAAWPFYKPGEAGWMNSIRHNLSLNDCFVKIKRDGREKGKGSFWGIREGDEDMFANGGFVRRNSAAKKRKKEPTPAREEPESSRPAPEPAKRTRTNTASAAPNYVYEPPHYPPLPASTSVASASQPPKRTRAAPATSANKKPYRSPVDNRIPSSSPARAESGKRAQRQEYQGDPPELTPNMSSSPDIPASSPISSSPPPQSTDGGSAERPAVPEYSTKSGLMDMVINNSAKKRKVSGSGINPNRLGALGNGSPVMKRRPNGTEEEPRTIYPASMLNRPGSPTQHINPRATLKTRSEQHARRETPPVIRPDDLRTSSRGSEPVTPPRTLEKPSLFGDSGSGGLDRPQFVALKPSDIIPTTPPRTLAPLTVATSAERTPLSYAALHMSPSRPSDLSHFKTSLHPPSNDFTTPLMRRVPSFSGIMLAMPTESPLRTPLGYGGARDINDLNSGCAEELMMTPASRLAIAGTAPGNEQSPSMLFGGMYRSPDGTWGPRPHW, via the exons ATGACAGTAGAGTCTACCACCACAACGGCAGTGTGTATTGATTCTTTAACGGGCAGCTCCTCTCACGAGACGAAGCCTGTGCCGCTATCACCCCCTATCTCACCAGAGGATCAGACCAGTTTGCCCCGACAGCGAAATAAAATTATTCATCAGATTCAACATCGTGCTTCTCCCACCGATTCCTCATCGACAACGACCACCGCTCTGTCTAACACAGCCCCCGCTCCGAATCTGTCAGCTCATCGGCCTTCAACGCCAGAGACCGTGCGAGTCAAGCCAGAAATTACGTCGCCCTCGCCGTCACTAGGCCCCTCGCCATCACCATCACCATCGCCATCACCGGAAGAGGACCCAGACACAACTCTTCGGCCCCTAGTAGACTATTTCCGCTCCCAACACACTGAAAACCAGCATTTGTCCGAGCAAAAGCCAAATCCGACCCCCGACACCCCTTCATCGCCAACAGCCCGAGCCCTGCGCAGTCTTGGGCTTACTCGAGCAGACCTCGCACAACACGCCCAACGCATGAAAAGTTTTCTCGGTGCAGGCGGCCGTCGCGGCTTCCCGTCAGCTGCAGATCTGGCTAGTCTAGATGTCAAATCTGAACCGACCGACTCGGACATGTTGTTGACCCAATCATCCACATCT AGTATCTGCCGACAGACATCCGTTGTTTCATACACATCGTCGGCCTGTACAACGACAACTACGGACATTTCGCGAGCGTCATCAACATATCCCAATGTGCCATCAACCAGCACCTCTTTTGATACTACGCCATCGAGGCAACGCCGTGCTGCTCGCGGCCGGCCTATTCTACCTCCACTCCCCCCTTCGTCCCCCCCGCCCATGCTCAGCCCCGTTCGCTCTGGTGAATCAAACCGAACTGGGATAAACTCTTCTCCCATCAGGAGCCCTCTCGCGTCGCCCTCGCAAGCCGGCCCGAGTCACACCTATGCTAGTGCAGATTATGCCAACCCGAACGATCCGCCGTACAATTTGCCGCCCGCCCCCAGGCCGCGTGAAAAACCAGCGGCTTCATATGCGGCACTTATTGGCCAAGCTATCATGAGCGCGATTCCAGGTCCtgatggcaaaaagaagCTTACTCTTGCTCAGATTTATGCGTGGATTTCCGCAGCGTGGCCATTTTACAAACCTGGTGAAGCAG GTTGGATGAACTCGATTCGGCACAATCTTAGTCTTAATGACTGTTTTGTCAAAATCAAGCGTGACGGTCGGGAGAAAGGTAAAGGTAGCTTTTGGGG TATTCGCGAGGGAGATGAAGATATGTTCGCTAATGGTGGTTTCGTCCGACGCAACTCCGCGGCCAAGAAGCGTAAGAAGGAGCCTACACCTGCCAGAGAAGAGCCTGAATCGTCGCGTCCTGCACCTGAGCCCGCCAAAAGAACCCGAACCAACACAGCATCTGCTGCCCCAAATTATGTCTATGAACCTCCTCATTACCCACCTTTACCTG CATCGACTTCCGTTGCTTCTGCTAGTCAACCTCCCAAGCGAACCCGTGCAGCCCCTGCTACGTCGGCCAATAAAAAACCATACCGGTCTCCGGTTGACAATCGTATCCCTTCCTCTTCGCCTGCGCGAGCTGAAAGTGGAAAGCGAGCACAGAGACAGGAATACCAGGGCGACCCGCCTGAGCTCACACCCAACATGAGTTCTAGTCCTGATATCCCAGCTTCGTCGCCCATTTCGTCCAGTCCGCCCCCACAGTCCACCGATGGGGGTTCGGCCGAGCGACCAGCTGTCCCTGAATACTCGACCAAGTCTGGTCTCATGGATATGGTTATAAATAATTCAGCCAAGAAGCGAAAGGTTTCTGGTAGTGGCATTAATCCTAACCGATTAGGTGCGTTGGGTAATGGTTCGCCTGTAATGAAACGAAGACCGAACGGAACCGAA GAGGAACCACGAACTATCTACCCCGCATCGATGTTAAATCGCCCCGGATCCCCGACACAACACATCAACCCCCGAGCGACACTCAAAACACGAAGCGAGCAACACGCTCGACGGGAAACACCACCAGTCATACGTCCTGACGATTTACGAACTTCTTCGCGCGGCTCGGAGCCCGTCACTCCTCCTCGGACACTCGAGAAGCCCAGCCTATTCGGTGACTCTGGAAGCGGCGGACTGGACAGGCCCCAATTTGTCGCCCTCAAACCATCAGACATCATCCCAACTACACCACCACGCACGCTTGCCCCCCTAACGGTCGCTACCTCTGCCGAACGCACACCTCTCTCTTACGCCGCATTGCACATGTCCCCATCCCGCCCCTCGGACTTGTCTCACTTTAAAACATCTCTCCATCCTCCTTCAAACGACTTTACTACCCCACTAATGCGTCGCGTACCGTCGTTTAGTGGAATCATGCTTGCCATGCCTACTGAATCGCCGCTCCGCACTCCGCTGGGGTACGGCGGCGCACGCGACATCAATGATCTCAACTCTGGGTGCGCAGAAGAACTAATGATGACCCCTGCGAGCCGGCTCGCGATTGCAGGCACCGCGCCTGGTAATGAACAAAGTCCTTCGATGCTATTCGGAGGAATGTACAGAAGCCCAGATGGGACCTGGGGGCCGCGGCCGCATTGGTAA
- a CDS encoding regulation of carbohydrate metabolism-related protein, with the protein MAQYIPGSSVTISASLSALAHQPVVDDAHVVSNLPRVCVDYLSHNWQEEDVWKSWRSMTRHKHEIANGVRLENASWRTWWKQRNKLRTVSPETLNWLKDSDVTWLYGPLHTAEPVPAHKEPTLSDKLDLMKSAGKKPILKHRTLTELLSLPRPASPILESSDLTDEESIDYSTEAGVRPPLAHTKSDTNIIRRPSNRRISPPRVAQSMSDKSAHQENPVPTLQVNGLEKTRSRGSESSNSPRGGSSDIESNSGKERRHIHFNTFVEQCISIDKPRSPSGDDDSEDEEADDDILEMRSISGSSTTSVVSNIRPSFTRRDSSDKDLVSIAPIAPTVLKSSDPHPAPSPAVVFVPPNGSFYEGEHQMLQYHAQQQNNENYTPPPANVINYAPPSSTSSSTSSRSNWEDEDEDYGVGFDYFGGPDLGIEDQPSSVSSDVSTTPTQRDAQLAHSVAEALAGRKDREDEHATSSNSSHQSDSTVQAPAQRSPVVANGRHRSSLSSQSPPTRSPPRPGRSILKNADSGSSVPAAYRGSYESPPDSAYLSPTDLRGRSLSPGGEERGRSNVRTPPAIEERERSSSRGTSSPIGSVSPNSSRPGSALGRRRTDRGSATTGEDASRTVPIGVVANAIVSSSGGSSNNRKPKFAQGTARPSLVINHSPVSKEDATSGSLEEGVSGAELERRRDDFWADSTDYAPPPVIHQATKSVQQEKPRKAADDQAHAQDEVDDGGSQYSYVKGGNAPANKTPANSPVMHRSRPLPSEVDMAKHLPHVSTPLPPTPPHTAASTSLAQNKPGEHVDDPTIVGRAVDIVHSAKGYFGAIWNGRGPVPVEEKVTP; encoded by the exons ATGGCTCAGTACATTCCTGGCAGCTCCGTCACCATCTCCGCCTCCCTCTCAGCACTCGCCCATCAGCCCGTCGTTGACGATGCCCATGTAGTCAGCAACCTCCCCCGCGTATGTGTCGATTACCTCAGCCACAACTGGCAGGAAGAGGATGTCTGGAAGAGCTGGCGCAGCATGACCAGACACAAACACGAGATTGCCAACGGCGTCCGCCTCGAGAACGCCAGTTGGCGCACCTGGTGGAAGCAGCGGAACAAGCTTCGTACGGTCAGCCCGGAAACACTCAACTG GCTCAAAGACAGTGATGTCACTTGGTTGTATGGCCCCTTGCACACTGCGGAACCTGTCCCAGCCCACAAGGAACCCACGCTATCCGACAAGCTTGATCTCATGAAATCAGCCGGGAAAAAGCCTATTCTCAAGCACCGCACTCTCACTGAACTTCTTTCATTACCTCGTCCAGCTTCACCGATTCTCGAATCGTCCGACCTGACCGATGAGGAAAGTATCGACTACAGCACCGAAGCTGGGGTCAGACCACCGCTCGCTCATACCAAGTCTGACACAAACATAATTCGTCGGCCAAGTAATCGAAGAATATCGCCCCCTCGTGTCGCTCAGAGCATGAGTGACAAATCTGCCCATCAAGAGAACCCCGTTCCTACCCTTCAGGTCAACGGGCTCGAAAAGACCCGCTCTCGTGGTAGCGAATCTTCTAATTCGCCTCGAGGTGGATCTTCCGATATCGAGTCTAACAGTGGCAAGGAGCGACGACATATTCATTTTAACACCTTCGTGGAACAGTGTATATCGATTGATAAACCGCGGAGCCCGAGCGGCGACGACGACTCtgaggacgaggaggccGATGATGACATTCTTGAAATGCGTTCCATCAGCGGTTCCAGCACGACATCGGTTGTGTCCAATATTCGCCCCTCATTTACACGACGTGATTCGAGTGACAAGGACTTGGTTAGCATTGCCCCGATCGCGCCTACTGTTCTCAAATCCTCGGATCCACACCCCGCACCTAGCCCTGCGGTTGTCTTTGTCCCACCTAATGGCTCTTTTTACGAGGGTGAACATCAAATGCTACAATATCACGCTCAGCAACAAAACAACGAGAATTATACGCCACCCCCCGCCAACGTAATAAATTACGCTCCCCCTTCGTCTACCTCTTCTTCTACTTCGTCGCGCTCAAATTgggaagacgaagacgaagattACGGCGTGGGGTTTGACTACTTTGGTGGTCCAGATCTTGGGATTG AGGACCAGCCATCATCTGTGTCAAGTGACGTTTCCACCACTCCCACCCAACGAGATGCACAATTGGCTCATAGTGTTGCTGAAGCGCTAGCTGGTCGCAAGGACCGGGAGGACGAGCATGCTACATCCTCCAACTCGTCACACCAATCCGATTCGACTGTCCAAGCTCCGGCTCAGCGATCTCCGGTAGTAGCTAATGGCCGCCATAGATCATCCCTTTCCTCTCAGTCTCCTCCGACGCGATCTCCCCCGCGACCTGGACGGAGCATTTTGAAAAACGCAGATTCTGGAAGTAGTGTCCCTGCCGCATATCGTGGATCATACGAATCTCCCCCGGACTCTGCTTATCTCTCCCCTACAGACCTACGCGGAAGGTCGTTATCTCCGGGGGGAGAGGAACGTGGCCGTTCGAACGTACGAACTCCCCCTGCCATCGAAGAACGGGAACGGAGCTCAAGTCGCGGGACCAGCAGTCCCATCGGCTCGGTCTCTCCTAATTCGTCTAGACCCGGCTCAGCCTTGGGTAGGCGCCGCACAGATAGGGGAAGCGCAACCACAGGGGAGGATGCATCTCGTACGGTGCCCATCGGGGTGGTGGCCAATGCGATCGTGAGTTCGTCTGGGGGTTCTTCCAACAACCGAAAACCAAAATTTGCCCAGGGAACGGCGCGGCCGAGCCTAGTCATCAATCACTCACCCGTATCGAAAGAAGACGCGACAAGTGGTAGCCTTGAGGAAGGCGTCAGCGGCGCCGAGCTCGAGCGCAGACGGGACGATTTCTGGGCAGATTCGACGGACTACGCGCCTCCACCCGTGATACACCAAGCGACCAAATCCGTACAACAGGAAAAGCCACGCAAGGCTGCGGATGATCAGGCACATGCCCAGGATGAGGTTGACGATGGTGGATCTCAGTACAGTTACGTGAAAGGTGGTAATGCGCCTGCCAACAAGACACCGGCAAATTCCCCTGTCATGCATCGCTCGCGACCCCTACCTTCTGAAGTCGACATGGCGAAACACTTGCCCCATGTCTCTACTCCTTTGCCCCCCACTCCTCCCCACACTGCGGCCAGCACAAGCCTAGCACAGAACAAACCCGGGGAGCATGTAGACGATCCCACGATAGTAGGCCGGGCTGTGGACATTGTCCATTCTGCCAAAGGGTACTTTGGTGCGATATGGAACGGGCGTGGTCCAGTTCCGGTTGAAGAAAAGGTAACACCGTAG
- a CDS encoding Lipase produces the protein MAILSVLLFAGVAIGAPTLVDRSTTVSIMSAGLSLRMPLTLAWLLQPTVALRIPGLANLPGFVPYATGGDGDSVPKCKVRWLVACSATVVVGHQGTNPAQLESLLTDAEVVRDNLSSSLFPGVSSSVKINLPPTVSIKAVTFGLPRVGNQAFADLIDSQITDFSYVTNEKDLVPILPGRFLGYVHSSGEKHIVSAGSWYACVGPIPSSPNRADAMNVPSLPKMPLKLHTGSDSDDIPLPKMFTRRLDIIIPAHSAQEARLGAQVARYAITSGVRLVDVLSSYTAEEARIYADMTMSAQDEEEAWCIDGQLGMFTLKVPKEVYQSLGITGKDVSGAYIIQVDLKDKTTKLYSHAKDAIEKWDKKWDVWTVEGMNVADRPTTTLEHRVKNTEPEIMILKDVLVPTGLPSEDDEDEVWAEMFEWIGMCTIGASGSPRISSTNQVNPYISSYSAPEGSKTGSLTRFRWEGPLSHKFVQDTLQVAREGNPTELVAFSMSAFDHVPCYASKSRCKACAGVFCSGAWALAENIPAA, from the exons ATGGCTATTCTGAGTGTTTTACTGTTCGCCGGTGTTGCTATTGGCGCACCGACCTTGGTGGATCGGAGCACCACTGTTTCGATCATGTCAGCTGGGCTATCTCTACGTATGCCCCTTACGCTAGCCTGGCTTCTGCAGCCTACTGTAGCACTGCGAATACCTGGACTTGCG AATTTGCCTGGTTTCGTTCCTTATGCAACCGGTGGAGATGGTGATTCTGTGCCTAAATGTAA GGTACGTTGGTTGGTGGCCTGCTCAGCTACAGTAGTCGTTGGTCACCAGGGGACCAACCCCGCTCAACT AGAGTCGCTCCTGACCGATGCTGAGGTAGTTCGGGACAACCTTTCTTCATCTTTGTTCCCAGGCGTGTCGAGTTCAGTCAAG ATCAATCTGCCTCCGACCGTTTCGATCAAAGCCGTCACATTTGGACTCCCCAGG GTCGGGAACCAAGCGTTCGCAGACCTAATTGACTCACAA ATCACGGACTTTTCATATGTGACAAATGAAAAGGATCTCGTCCCGATCCTCCCAG GCCGTTTCCTCGGATATGTTCACTCAAGCGGCGAGAAACATATAGTTTCTGCCGGCTCCTGGTATGCTTGCGTCG GCCCAATCCCCAGCTCACCCAATCGTGCCGACGCAATGAACGTCCCGTCTCTGCCGAAGATGCCCCTCAAACTTCACACAGGCTCAGATTCAGATGATATACCATTGCCAAAGATGTTCACCCGACGG CTGGATATTATTATCCCAGCGCATAGTGCCCAGGAAGCCCGACTCGGCGCGCAGGTCGCCAGGTACGCGATCACATCGGGCGTTCGGCTTGTCGACGTTCTATCTTCCTACACGGCCGAAGAGGCTAGGATATA TGCGGACATGACCATGAGTGCTcaggacgaggaagaggcgTGGTGCATCGATGGACAACTAG GAATGTTTACCTTGAAAGTACCTAAAGAAGTATATCAGTCACTGGGAATCACCGGAAAGGATGTGAGTGGCGCATATA TTATCCAAGTTGATCTCAAAGATAAGACAACCAAGCTATACTCTCATGCAAAGGACGCAATTGAGAAGTGGGACAAGAAATGGGATGTGTGGACTGTTGAAGGTATGAATG TAGCCGATCGACCGACGACGACACTAGAACATAGAGTGAAGAATACCGAACCTGAAATTATGATCCTCAAGGATGTGCTGGTGCCTACTGGGCTACCTTCGGaggacgatgaagacgaggtATGGGCCGAAATGTTCGAGTGGATAGGCATGTGTACGATTGGTGCAAGCGGCTCCCCAAG AATCAGCTCTACGAACCAGGTTAACCCCTATATCTCAAGTTACTCGGCACCAGAAGGATCTAAAACAGGCTCGTTAACTCGGTTCCGTTGGGAGGGGCCATTGTCCCATAAATTCGTTCAAGATACTCTTCAAGTGGCGAG AGAAGGCAACCCAACAGAATTAGTCGCGTTCTCAATGTCGGCTTTTGATCATGTGCCTTGTTATGCATCCAAGTCGCGATGCAAGGCATGTGCAGGAGTGTTTTGCTCAGGGGCATGGGCTTTGGCTGAAAATATACCGGCGGCCTGA
- a CDS encoding NmrA-like family domain-containing protein 1 produces MKVVLVVGATGQQGYAVIHALAESNEYLCLALTRNPNSPKAQQLTSFRNVKLVSADLNDIQQLRSIFKNARSSTTGEIWGVFVALAFPGLGVSADGEQKQGKVGVSGPVVHLLICYTPLMDNNPPPPGLDRHCKMVLEKHISNLNFPWTGLRIIRPGAFMENLNPGIIGRMTMQHFSIAFRSNLATRLQAVDDIGRLARVVFDNPTKFEHKTIDIAGDSLTPKELNQAFIRATGHEMPSIPWILISTMRRISPAVHDIIEEFIQADRMRRMDPRGFDANLQEAASYLKLTSFEEWARNWNDPPDKGAKQHGITLWGLFMGNTTYT; encoded by the exons ATGAAGGTCGTCTTAGTCGTCGGTGCTACCGGGCAACAGGGTTATGCGGTCATCCATGCGTTGGCCGAGTCCAACGAGTATCTATGCTTGGCCTTAACGCGAAACCCCAATTCGCCCAAAGCGCAACAACTGACGTCCTTCAGAAATGTCAAACTCGTTTCTGCTGATCTAAACGATATTCAACAACTCAGAAGTATATTCAAGAACGCCAGGTCTTCAACTACGGGTGAGATTTGGGGGGTGTTTGTGGCGCTAGCTTTTCCTGGACTTGGCGTGAGTGCGGATGGAGAACAAAAACAAGGCAAAGTGG GAGTTTCAGGTCCAGTCGTACATCTACTCATCTGTTATACCCCCCTTATGGATAATAACCCGCCTCCACCTGGACTGGACCGCCACTGTAAAATGGTCCTCGAGAAACACATATCCAATTTGAACTTTCCCTGGAC AGGTCTCAGAATTATTCGCCCCGGAGCTTTCATGGAAAACTTAAATCCAGGAATCATTGGTCGAATGACCATGCAACATTTCAGCATTGCCTTCCGGTCGAAT CTGGCTACACGCTTGCAGGCCGTAGACGATATTGGTCGGCTTGCTCGAGTCGTGTTCGAC AACCCAACAAAGTTTGAACATAAAACTATCGATATTGCTGGAGACAGTCTTACCCCAAAAGAGCTTAACCAAGCTTTTATTCGAGCTACGGGACACGAAATGCCAAGTATACCATGGATCCTGATATCCACTATGCGTCGGATAAGTCCTGCTGTTCATGATAT AATCGAGGAGTTCATTCAAGCTGATAGGATGAGGAGAATGGATCCTAGAGGATTTGACGCAAATCTACAGGAAGCCGCGAGCTACTTGAAGCTTACTAGTTTTGAGGAATGGGCTCGAAATTGGAATGATCCTCCTGATAAGGGCGCCAAACAGCACGGAATAACTTTGTGGGGGCTATTCATGGGTAATACTACGTATACTTAA